Proteins found in one Spirosoma rhododendri genomic segment:
- a CDS encoding IS3 family transposase: MKQSHPHVSLEELCDLFGVTRQAYYEAAVQEKKTSVAHMLVLRLVSDLRRDMPLLGTRKLFYLLQPELEQHQIKMGRDQLFDLLGFHGLLIRRRKRMVKTTDSYHWLKKYPNRIKDIIVDGPEQLWVSDITYIRTVNGFSYLSLVTDAYSRKVVGFSLYPTLEAVGCVLALKMALKNRKRGSGPTLIHHSDRGIQYCSADYIALLEADQIAISMTQSGSPYDNALAERVNGIIKNEFFSQKIHQNHQQAEEEIARAVAHYNQKRPHASVDYLTPESAHLQIGILKKRWKSYRRRPSAKQNEPTESVID; this comes from the coding sequence ATGAAGCAAAGTCATCCTCACGTGAGCCTGGAGGAGCTTTGTGACCTGTTTGGTGTGACGCGTCAGGCCTATTATGAAGCGGCCGTTCAGGAGAAGAAAACGAGCGTCGCCCATATGCTCGTGCTTCGATTGGTCAGCGATCTACGCCGAGATATGCCCTTACTGGGCACCCGTAAGCTGTTTTACTTATTGCAACCCGAACTGGAACAACACCAGATTAAAATGGGACGAGATCAACTGTTTGATTTGCTGGGCTTTCATGGCCTATTGATTCGTCGGCGCAAACGGATGGTCAAGACAACGGACTCCTACCACTGGCTGAAGAAGTACCCGAATCGGATCAAGGACATAATCGTAGATGGGCCAGAACAATTATGGGTCAGCGACATAACATACATTAGGACTGTTAATGGCTTCAGCTACCTGAGCCTCGTCACCGATGCCTACTCCCGTAAGGTGGTTGGTTTCAGTCTCTATCCAACGCTGGAAGCGGTGGGTTGCGTACTAGCCTTGAAAATGGCGCTTAAAAATCGAAAGCGGGGTTCAGGGCCTACCTTAATTCATCATTCTGACCGGGGCATTCAATACTGTTCGGCAGATTACATTGCTCTGTTAGAAGCCGATCAGATTGCCATCAGTATGACCCAATCGGGCAGTCCTTATGATAATGCGCTGGCAGAGCGGGTGAACGGCATTATCAAGAATGAGTTCTTCTCCCAGAAAATACACCAAAACCACCAGCAAGCGGAGGAAGAAATTGCCCGGGCCGTTGCTCATTATAATCAGAAGAGGCCCCATGCCAGTGTGGATTACTTAACCCCCGAGTCAGCTCATCTCCAAATCGGGATACTCAAAAAACGGTGGAAGTCGTACCGTCGCCGACCATCCGCGAAGCAGAACGAGCCAACGGAATCGGTAATAGACTGA
- a CDS encoding transposase, with translation MTNNRRRKTTAGIGNRRPYQRLTEAQKRNIVGEVNQGLIGIRAACRKYGLNRNTLRSWRVELSLLTPEETLPTELSPDMTDPQPNSTLSRQVKALTKALAQAQLKISGYQTMIEVAEDKLKIKIRKKSGTKRSNE, from the coding sequence ATGACCAATAACAGGAGGAGAAAAACGACCGCTGGCATCGGAAACCGACGGCCTTATCAGCGTCTAACCGAAGCCCAGAAGCGAAACATTGTTGGTGAAGTCAACCAAGGGCTGATTGGCATACGAGCCGCCTGTCGCAAGTATGGACTCAACCGTAATACATTGAGAAGTTGGCGGGTTGAGCTTTCTTTGCTAACGCCGGAGGAAACTCTCCCTACCGAGCTATCACCCGACATGACTGATCCGCAACCTAATTCAACATTGAGTCGGCAAGTCAAAGCGTTGACCAAAGCCCTCGCCCAGGCCCAACTCAAGATCAGTGGTTATCAGACCATGATCGAAGTAGCTGAGGACAAATTGAAAATTAAAATCCGAAAAAAGTCTGGTACCAAACGGTCAAACGAATGA
- a CDS encoding 3-oxoacyl-[acyl-carrier-protein] synthase III C-terminal domain-containing protein, whose translation MNVALLERLFQLYDYGRPDRALMPMTIGWLGNSSVATLPTLLDLVYRGQLTNQRLVAGDTIVLASVGAGMNINALVYRF comes from the coding sequence ATGAACGTAGCCCTGCTGGAGCGGCTCTTCCAATTGTACGACTATGGGCGTCCTGATCGGGCTCTGATGCCCATGACGATTGGTTGGCTGGGCAACAGCTCAGTGGCAACCTTACCCACGTTACTGGACCTGGTTTACCGGGGGCAATTAACGAATCAACGGCTTGTAGCGGGCGACACGATTGTGCTGGCCTCGGTGGGGGCCGGTATGAATATCAATGCCCTGGTGTATCGGTTCTAA
- a CDS encoding IS3 family transposase: MLTNHPTISIRQLEGVLGFTRQGYYQYWQRQTEQQDDLNVLRLVRPIRRDHPRIGGRKLYSLLQKDFLERGIKLGRDGFFELLARNKMLIRQRRRRVKTTFSGHRLRKYPNLIKELVPDRPNQLWVADITYWFTQYGCLYISLVTDAYSKRIMGYCVGPTLATAYCREALQMALKKVNKRTAKALIHHSDRGIQYCSTTYTGLLDDYQVQISMTETGDPLENPVAERVNGIIKNEYLAHLSRPEIALH, translated from the coding sequence ATGTTGACGAATCATCCCACTATCTCAATTCGTCAGCTAGAGGGTGTGCTTGGCTTTACCCGGCAGGGCTACTACCAATATTGGCAACGGCAGACTGAGCAACAGGACGATCTTAACGTGCTACGGTTAGTGAGACCGATTCGGCGGGATCATCCCCGCATTGGTGGCCGTAAGCTCTACAGTTTGTTGCAGAAAGACTTTTTGGAAAGGGGAATAAAGCTAGGCCGGGATGGGTTCTTCGAGCTTTTAGCTCGGAATAAGATGCTGATTCGCCAGCGTCGACGACGCGTAAAGACCACTTTCTCGGGTCATCGCCTGCGCAAATACCCTAATCTAATTAAAGAACTAGTTCCAGACCGGCCTAACCAACTGTGGGTAGCTGACATCACGTATTGGTTTACGCAGTACGGCTGTCTGTACATTTCACTGGTAACAGACGCCTATTCCAAACGCATCATGGGCTACTGCGTTGGCCCCACGTTGGCAACGGCTTACTGCCGGGAAGCCCTGCAAATGGCCCTCAAGAAGGTCAATAAACGAACGGCCAAAGCGCTGATTCATCACTCGGATCGGGGCATTCAGTATTGCAGCACAACTTATACTGGGTTGCTGGATGATTATCAAGTTCAGATCAGCATGACTGAGACGGGTGACCCTTTGGAGAATCCCGTTGCCGAACGCGTCAATGGCATCATTAAAAACGAATATTTAGCTCATCTGTCTCGTCCTGAAATAGCTTTACATTAA